In Pseudomonas fluorescens, one genomic interval encodes:
- a CDS encoding acylase, which produces MIISRQLTGLALAGAFLGLSLSAHAFSPAAQASADIRRTSFGVPHIRAENERGLGFGIGYAYAQDNLCLLANEIVTVNGQRSRYFGPEQFTVEQRENRVSDLFFTWLNTSAAVKAFWDAQPAQVHDLVEGYAAGYNRYLAERRQQGLPQQCQGEWVRDISAEDLVKLTRRLLVEGGVGQFAEALAGATPPQATAQLGSDARAYQLADARLQRFALDRGSNAVAVGSERSFNGRGMLLANPHFPWVGGMRFYQMHLTIPGKLDVMGAALPGLPMINIGFNQHLAWTHTVDSSKHFTLYRLQLDPKDPTRYLLDGKSLPLNKQTVTVQVKQADGQVVPVSRDVYSSQFGPIVQWPGKLDWDHQYAYSLRDANLDNDRVLTQWYAMNQASSLKALQDSVHKLQGIPWVNTLAVDDKGQTLYMNLSVVPNVSADKLAKCSDPRIGLQMIVLDGSNSACAWDIDPQAAQKGIYAASQLPQLLRKDFVQHSNDSAWLANPAQPLTGFSPLISQDGQPLGLRSRFALERLSALGKKGPLAVKDLQQMVMDDNVYLATQVLPDLLKFCAADLGADAAALKPVCASLKGWDGRANLDSGIGLVHFQNIMQALQASPDVWRVPFDPKDPQHTPRGLAIEQPAVSKALREALLASAATAQKMGLKPETRWGDIQVASSGAQQTAIHGGPGTLGIYNAIQSVPREDGKLEVVSGTSYLQVVTFDDKGPHAQGLLAFSLSSDPESKYSRDQTEAFSKKQWSVLPFTEQQIAADPQYQVQTVREVAGKGTEVVAQ; this is translated from the coding sequence GTGATTATTTCCCGACAGTTAACCGGACTGGCCCTCGCCGGTGCGTTTCTCGGACTCAGTCTGTCCGCCCATGCGTTCAGTCCCGCTGCACAAGCCAGTGCCGATATCCGCCGCACTTCCTTTGGTGTGCCGCACATCCGCGCGGAAAATGAGCGCGGACTGGGTTTCGGCATCGGTTACGCCTACGCGCAGGACAACCTGTGCCTGCTGGCCAACGAGATCGTCACGGTCAATGGCCAGCGCTCGCGTTATTTCGGGCCGGAGCAGTTCACCGTCGAACAACGCGAGAATCGCGTCAGCGACCTGTTCTTCACCTGGCTCAACACTTCCGCAGCGGTGAAAGCCTTCTGGGACGCGCAACCGGCGCAGGTGCACGATCTGGTGGAAGGTTATGCCGCGGGCTATAACCGTTATCTCGCCGAACGCCGCCAGCAGGGTCTCCCGCAACAGTGCCAGGGTGAGTGGGTGCGTGATATCAGCGCCGAAGATCTGGTCAAACTCACTCGGCGCCTGCTGGTCGAGGGCGGGGTCGGACAGTTCGCCGAAGCCCTGGCTGGCGCGACGCCGCCGCAGGCCACGGCGCAGCTCGGCAGCGATGCCCGGGCCTATCAGTTGGCGGACGCGCGCCTGCAGCGCTTCGCTCTGGATCGCGGCAGCAATGCCGTGGCGGTCGGCAGCGAACGCTCGTTCAACGGACGCGGCATGCTGCTGGCCAACCCGCATTTTCCATGGGTTGGCGGCATGCGCTTTTACCAGATGCACCTGACCATTCCGGGCAAACTCGACGTCATGGGTGCAGCCTTGCCGGGGTTGCCGATGATCAACATCGGTTTCAATCAGCATCTGGCCTGGACCCACACGGTGGATTCATCCAAACATTTCACCCTGTATCGTCTGCAACTCGACCCGAAAGACCCGACCCGCTACCTGCTCGACGGCAAGTCGCTGCCGTTGAACAAGCAGACGGTCACTGTGCAGGTCAAACAGGCGGACGGTCAGGTGGTGCCGGTCTCGCGCGATGTCTACAGCTCGCAGTTCGGCCCGATCGTGCAATGGCCGGGCAAACTCGACTGGGATCATCAGTACGCCTACAGCCTGCGCGATGCCAACCTGGACAATGATCGCGTGCTGACGCAGTGGTACGCGATGAACCAGGCGTCGAGCCTCAAGGCTCTGCAGGATTCGGTGCACAAGCTTCAGGGCATCCCCTGGGTCAACACCTTGGCTGTGGATGACAAGGGACAGACGCTGTACATGAACCTGTCGGTGGTGCCGAACGTCAGCGCCGACAAACTGGCCAAGTGCAGCGACCCGCGCATCGGCTTGCAGATGATCGTGCTCGACGGTTCCAACAGCGCTTGCGCCTGGGATATCGATCCGCAAGCTGCGCAGAAGGGTATCTATGCCGCCAGCCAGCTGCCGCAACTGTTGCGCAAGGACTTCGTCCAGCATTCCAACGATTCGGCGTGGCTGGCGAACCCGGCACAACCGCTGACCGGGTTCTCGCCGCTGATCAGTCAGGACGGCCAGCCGCTGGGCCTGCGATCAAGATTTGCGCTGGAGCGTCTGAGTGCTCTGGGCAAAAAAGGGCCGCTGGCGGTGAAGGATCTGCAACAGATGGTGATGGACGACAACGTCTATCTGGCGACTCAGGTGCTGCCCGATCTGCTGAAGTTCTGCGCTGCGGATCTGGGCGCGGACGCGGCCGCGTTGAAGCCGGTTTGCGCCAGTCTCAAGGGTTGGGATGGCCGGGCGAATCTGGATTCGGGCATTGGTCTGGTGCATTTCCAGAACATCATGCAGGCGCTGCAAGCGTCGCCGGATGTCTGGCGTGTGCCGTTCGATCCAAAAGACCCGCAACACACGCCACGCGGGTTGGCGATCGAGCAACCGGCCGTGAGCAAGGCACTGCGTGAAGCGCTGCTGGCGTCGGCTGCCACTGCACAGAAAATGGGTCTCAAGCCTGAAACCCGCTGGGGCGATATTCAGGTGGCGAGCAGCGGCGCTCAACAAACCGCAATTCACGGCGGGCCGGGAACGCTGGGGATCTACAACGCGATCCAGAGCGTGCCGCGTGAAGACGGCAAACTCGAAGTGGTCAGCGGCACCAGCTACCTGCAAGTGGTGACCTTTGACGACAAAGGCCCGCACGCTCAAGGGCTGCTGGCGTTCTCGCTGTCGAGCGACCCTGAGTCGAAATATTCCCGGGATCAGACCGAGGCGTTTTCGAAAAAGCAGTGGAGCGTGTTGCCGTTCACTGAGCAGCAGATCGCTGCCGATCCGCAGTATCAGGTGCAAACGGTTCGCGAGGTGGCGGGCAAGGGCACCGAGGTGGTTGCACAGTAA
- a CDS encoding MFS transporter, with protein MQRTLIVMTPVQIIGFCLAITAFELLTYMASDMIMPAMLTVTGEFNADTRHVANAFNMYLIGGVCLQWLIGPLSDRYGRRRLLLLGCALFGLACSAAVITQRIEAFNALRLIQGMGLGFVVAVSYPTLQEVFCEADAVRLMALLGNVALLSPLLGPLLGSLLLEWLSWRQMFLGLAVTSVVVWLALFAWMPETIDVLRRDGQRQAPVAFSLRQIGLGYLALLRNRRFIGASLTLGLMSLPLIAWIGLAPVLLMQRLELSALVYGLWQIPVFAAVILGNLLLDRLLVGHTLAQVIGLALWPFCLGLLGLIAAALSSAALPLAVCALAVYALGLGMSNAALYRLALFSSDAGKGLVSAMIGMLSIAVMGSGGSLIAIIGGGSNLQSFSLLAGLGGLLCLPLLYRLLRHPPRPPHINKDIR; from the coding sequence ATGCAGAGAACCTTGATCGTAATGACGCCCGTGCAGATTATCGGATTCTGCCTGGCCATTACCGCTTTTGAACTGCTCACCTATATGGCCAGCGACATGATCATGCCGGCCATGTTGACGGTGACTGGCGAGTTCAACGCCGATACCCGGCATGTAGCCAACGCCTTCAACATGTATCTGATTGGCGGCGTATGCCTGCAATGGCTGATCGGCCCCCTTTCCGACCGTTACGGCCGGCGTCGCTTGCTGTTGCTCGGTTGTGCGCTGTTCGGCCTGGCGTGCAGCGCCGCAGTCATAACGCAGCGCATTGAAGCCTTTAATGCGTTGCGCCTGATCCAGGGCATGGGCCTGGGCTTTGTGGTCGCCGTCAGCTACCCGACCCTGCAGGAAGTGTTCTGCGAGGCCGATGCCGTGCGCCTCATGGCATTACTGGGCAACGTGGCGCTGCTGTCGCCGCTGCTCGGCCCTTTACTCGGCAGCCTGCTGCTGGAATGGCTGAGCTGGCGACAGATGTTTCTGGGGCTGGCGGTAACGAGTGTGGTTGTCTGGCTCGCTCTGTTTGCCTGGATGCCGGAAACGATCGACGTCCTGCGCCGTGACGGCCAGCGACAGGCTCCAGTGGCGTTTTCGCTCAGGCAGATCGGCCTGGGTTACCTCGCGCTGCTGCGCAACCGCCGATTCATCGGCGCCAGTCTGACACTGGGCCTGATGAGCCTGCCGCTGATTGCCTGGATCGGACTGGCGCCGGTGCTGCTCATGCAACGCCTTGAGCTGTCTGCGCTGGTATATGGCCTGTGGCAGATCCCGGTGTTTGCGGCGGTGATCCTCGGTAATTTACTACTGGATCGATTGCTCGTCGGGCACACGCTCGCCCAGGTGATCGGTCTGGCCCTGTGGCCGTTTTGCCTCGGACTGCTGGGGCTGATCGCTGCTGCCCTGAGTTCGGCTGCGCTGCCATTGGCCGTTTGCGCACTGGCCGTGTATGCACTGGGGCTTGGTATGAGCAACGCCGCGCTGTACCGCCTCGCGCTGTTCTCCAGCGATGCGGGCAAGGGGCTGGTCTCGGCCATGATCGGCATGCTGTCGATTGCCGTGATGGGCAGCGGCGGCTCGCTCATCGCCATCATCGGCGGTGGCTCGAACCTGCAATCCTTTTCCCTGCTCGCCGGCCTCGGCGGCCTGCTGTGCCTGCCCCTGCTCTACCGCCTTCTGCGGCACCCGCCGCGCCCACCACACATCAATAAGGATATTCGATGA
- a CDS encoding FecR family protein encodes MTQESLSEAEYDAITDAAAHWCMRLHAVDCSAEERLAFEQWRDAHPLHAFEYEAMLEIWDVAEHLPRPPLPPTLNVPLTAAVPAWRRYAIAASVCALALPLAAYGGWNLGWLPNSYQHFAATDNVRQVTLKDGSQVELNLNTELTFSNYKDERRVTLKKGEAFFEVSHDLSHPFVVRAGEGKIRVTGTRFNVWLYEDQVRVNLIEGSVLVTSNAALPGDGLRLGPAMQAQYRHGDYTPQISQTYANDNALAWRSGKLVLDNLALNEALPLINRYLSKPLKLADASTGAIRVGGVYNIKELGGLVKTLPKVLPVYLTRNTEGDPVINSMPRQPPKT; translated from the coding sequence ATGACCCAAGAATCCCTCTCGGAAGCCGAATACGATGCGATCACCGATGCCGCCGCGCACTGGTGCATGCGTCTGCACGCCGTAGACTGCTCCGCCGAGGAGCGTCTGGCTTTCGAGCAATGGCGCGATGCGCATCCGCTGCATGCATTCGAATACGAAGCGATGCTGGAGATCTGGGACGTTGCCGAACATCTGCCGCGTCCGCCGCTACCCCCAACGCTCAATGTGCCGCTGACCGCTGCGGTGCCCGCCTGGCGGCGCTACGCAATTGCCGCGAGCGTCTGCGCCCTGGCCTTGCCACTGGCGGCGTACGGTGGCTGGAATCTGGGCTGGTTGCCCAACAGCTATCAGCATTTCGCAGCCACCGACAATGTCCGTCAGGTCACCTTGAAGGATGGCAGTCAGGTCGAGCTCAACCTCAATACTGAGTTGACCTTCAGCAATTACAAGGATGAACGGCGGGTCACCCTGAAAAAAGGCGAGGCGTTTTTCGAAGTCAGCCATGACCTCTCCCACCCGTTCGTGGTCAGGGCCGGCGAAGGCAAGATCCGCGTGACCGGCACCCGCTTCAATGTCTGGCTCTACGAAGATCAAGTGCGGGTCAACCTGATCGAAGGCTCGGTGCTGGTAACCAGCAACGCCGCCCTGCCCGGCGACGGCCTGCGCCTGGGCCCGGCCATGCAGGCGCAGTACCGGCATGGCGACTACACGCCACAGATCAGCCAGACCTACGCCAACGACAACGCACTGGCCTGGCGCAGCGGCAAACTGGTGCTCGACAACCTGGCACTCAACGAAGCCTTGCCGCTGATCAATCGCTACCTGAGCAAACCGCTGAAACTGGCCGACGCCAGTACCGGCGCAATCCGTGTCGGCGGTGTCTACAACATCAAAGAGCTCGGCGGCCTCGTCAAAACCCTGCCCAAGGTGCTGCCGGTCTACCTTACGCGCAATACCGAGGGTGATCCGGTGATCAACTCGATGCCGCGGCAGCCACCAAAAACCTGA
- a CDS encoding fe2+ zn2+ uptake regulation protein: MYNSQLPMDGSQASQGASMSSRASSFAPSPERQGNERIRLLLKSFGLRTSLIRLKVIDALLVAAQSDRRLGVRGVHSQLLDLDIPLSFLSVREVLKRLCAEGVVTFNPDKSYSLHPQAAAVLNHD; encoded by the coding sequence ATGTACAACTCGCAACTACCAATGGATGGTAGCCAGGCGTCACAAGGAGCTTCCATGAGTTCCCGCGCGAGCAGCTTCGCCCCCAGCCCCGAGCGTCAGGGCAATGAGCGTATTCGTCTGTTGCTGAAAAGCTTCGGCCTGCGCACCAGTCTGATTCGTCTGAAAGTCATCGACGCCCTGCTGGTCGCCGCACAAAGTGATCGACGCCTGGGCGTGCGCGGCGTGCACAGTCAACTGCTGGACCTGGATATTCCGTTGTCCTTTCTCAGCGTGCGCGAAGTGTTGAAGCGTCTATGCGCCGAAGGTGTGGTCACCTTCAACCCGGACAAGAGTTACAGCCTGCATCCACAGGCTGCTGCAGTGCTCAATCACGATTGA
- a CDS encoding PepSY domain-containing protein, with the protein MIKKTLAAAIATAALFSAGAAMADRPGAGWVTIEKAIEIVKTKAGYVEVYEIEADNDGYWKGEGRKADGSVYEFRIDGASGNVLRDQKD; encoded by the coding sequence ATGATCAAAAAAACCTTAGCCGCTGCAATCGCCACCGCCGCTTTGTTCAGCGCCGGTGCCGCCATGGCTGATCGTCCCGGTGCGGGCTGGGTCACCATCGAAAAGGCTATCGAGATCGTGAAAACCAAGGCCGGTTACGTCGAAGTCTATGAAATCGAGGCCGACAATGACGGCTACTGGAAAGGCGAGGGCCGCAAGGCCGACGGTTCGGTGTATGAATTCCGCATCGATGGCGCCTCGGGCAATGTATTGCGTGACCAGAAAGACTGA